The Vibrio tubiashii genome includes a window with the following:
- a CDS encoding ABC transporter ATP-binding protein, whose product MQTSVIKAQSLSKVVSTKQEQLTILDDVNLDIKEGESVAIVGTSGAGKSTLMTLLAGLDTPTQGEVDLLGKPLHSMTDEERAAIRSESVGFVFQSFLLIPSLSALDNVTLPCLLKGEPEDKTRAISLLESVGLGGRIHHSPSQLSGGEQQRVALARAFMIQPKILFADEPTGNLDQQTASTVVELLFSLNKEHGTTLVLVTHDSKLAERCDRTFKMKAGKLED is encoded by the coding sequence ATGCAAACATCCGTAATCAAAGCACAATCATTGTCTAAAGTAGTCTCTACCAAACAAGAGCAATTAACAATCCTTGATGATGTAAATCTAGACATCAAAGAAGGGGAGAGTGTGGCTATCGTCGGAACATCTGGCGCGGGGAAATCGACATTGATGACTCTACTCGCGGGATTAGATACACCGACACAAGGGGAAGTTGATCTGTTAGGTAAACCACTTCACAGTATGACTGATGAAGAGCGTGCGGCTATCCGTAGTGAGTCTGTTGGTTTTGTTTTTCAAAGCTTTCTTCTGATCCCAAGTCTGTCTGCATTAGACAATGTCACCTTACCTTGTCTATTAAAAGGTGAGCCTGAAGACAAGACGCGAGCCATTAGTTTGTTAGAGTCTGTTGGGCTTGGTGGCCGTATCCACCATTCTCCTTCCCAACTTTCGGGTGGTGAGCAGCAACGTGTCGCTTTAGCTCGTGCATTTATGATTCAACCAAAAATTCTCTTTGCAGACGAGCCGACGGGTAATTTAGATCAACAAACCGCATCAACCGTGGTGGAACTGCTGTTTTCTCTGAATAAAGAACATGGCACGACACTCGTTTTGGTTACGCATGACTCAAAATTGGCTGAGCGCTGTGACCGAACCTTTAAAATGAAAGCGGGTAAGTTGGAGGATTAA
- a CDS encoding bifunctional diguanylate cyclase/phosphodiesterase, whose product MSKLNTGTITIPEDMSDNWQTIVNLLAEIVNVPAALIMRIHKEHIEVFSANNNRTHPYHISDSETLGQGLYCETVVNENRQLVVPNASADEKWCNNPDMKFGLLAYCGLPVRWPNGDMFGTICVLDDRENPFDDTYQQLLISFRDSVEAQLKTLYQNHYLQQLNLELESRVSTRTQDLVDLNYSLNLEIDKRRAAERKVRYQQLHDLGTGFLNRRALESETQQQLDTLPLEAHLDDHFKVGLLHIGFTNGRRIQAKYGYGAWEDVLKEFRQRLVQHTQLNVITARPSSTDLAFVFRTHHYEDDINTLCRELVDVSQTEFILEGEHLHLHSYIGVASSDDTQSAKSLLKYAAEAMQSCKDSGHKFSFYSQDISDTQKNISQLESYLLQAVRNDDLLLYFQPKVSPLTHRWIGAEALLRWRHPILGDISNETLIHLAEQNGLIFEVGSFVLRSAIQKAAEWATHVNDFVVSVNVSAVQLQSPQFVNQVQDLLVAYQLPARYLELEVTESGLIADEIVARNTLISLSELGVTLSLDDFGTGYASFNYLKKFPFDAIKVDKSFVHQLSHSDDDKEIVRSIISIAKKLNLKVTVEGIENSEHESFILAEGCDIGQGFLYGKPMPYDEFEMHLLNQNNLSPKYSYS is encoded by the coding sequence ATGTCTAAGTTGAATACAGGGACGATTACTATTCCTGAAGACATGAGTGACAATTGGCAAACAATCGTCAATCTACTCGCAGAGATAGTTAACGTTCCTGCAGCATTGATTATGAGAATACATAAAGAGCATATTGAAGTGTTCTCAGCCAACAATAACCGTACGCACCCTTACCATATCAGTGATAGTGAAACTCTAGGCCAAGGTTTGTACTGTGAAACTGTCGTGAATGAAAATAGACAGCTTGTTGTACCCAACGCCAGTGCGGATGAAAAATGGTGTAACAACCCAGATATGAAATTTGGATTGTTAGCTTATTGCGGCTTACCTGTACGTTGGCCTAACGGAGATATGTTTGGCACAATTTGTGTGCTAGATGATCGAGAAAATCCTTTCGATGATACTTACCAGCAACTGCTGATTTCATTTCGAGATTCTGTCGAAGCTCAACTGAAAACACTTTATCAAAACCACTACCTTCAGCAGCTAAATCTAGAGCTTGAATCTAGAGTCAGTACTCGTACTCAAGATCTGGTTGATCTCAATTATTCTCTCAACTTAGAAATTGATAAACGCCGAGCTGCTGAGCGTAAAGTACGTTATCAGCAACTGCACGACTTAGGTACTGGCTTCTTAAATAGAAGAGCTTTAGAGTCTGAAACACAGCAACAGCTCGATACTTTGCCCTTAGAAGCTCATCTAGACGACCATTTTAAAGTGGGTCTTTTGCACATAGGATTTACAAACGGACGACGAATTCAAGCCAAATATGGTTATGGTGCTTGGGAAGATGTCCTTAAGGAGTTCCGTCAACGCCTAGTGCAGCACACACAGTTAAATGTCATTACAGCAAGGCCATCATCAACGGACCTCGCGTTTGTATTCAGAACGCATCATTACGAAGACGACATCAATACCTTGTGTCGCGAACTCGTTGACGTTAGCCAAACCGAATTTATACTCGAAGGCGAGCATCTACATCTTCACAGTTATATTGGCGTCGCGAGTTCAGATGATACCCAGTCGGCAAAATCGTTGCTTAAGTACGCAGCAGAAGCGATGCAGTCATGTAAAGACTCTGGGCATAAGTTCAGCTTCTATTCTCAAGACATTTCAGATACGCAAAAAAACATCAGTCAACTAGAGAGTTACTTGCTTCAGGCCGTGCGTAATGACGATCTATTGCTCTACTTTCAACCTAAAGTATCTCCTTTGACCCACCGCTGGATTGGTGCCGAAGCCTTACTTCGTTGGCGACACCCTATTCTTGGTGATATTTCTAATGAAACACTAATCCACCTAGCCGAACAAAATGGATTGATTTTCGAGGTCGGAAGCTTCGTCCTTCGCTCTGCAATACAAAAAGCGGCTGAATGGGCAACCCATGTCAACGATTTTGTTGTCAGTGTTAATGTCTCAGCAGTTCAGCTTCAGAGCCCACAGTTTGTCAATCAGGTGCAAGACTTGTTAGTTGCTTACCAGTTGCCTGCGCGCTACTTAGAGCTAGAGGTGACAGAAAGCGGCTTGATAGCAGACGAGATTGTAGCGCGTAACACTCTGATTTCTCTTAGCGAACTTGGCGTGACATTGTCACTTGACGACTTTGGTACAGGTTATGCCTCGTTTAACTATCTGAAGAAGTTTCCATTTGATGCCATCAAGGTCGACAAGAGTTTCGTTCATCAGTTATCTCACAGTGATGATGACAAAGAAATTGTCCGCTCTATTATTTCAATCGCCAAAAAGCTTAACCTTAAAGTCACGGTGGAAGGCATCGAAAACAGCGAACATGAGTCCTTTATCCTAGCTGAAGGTTGCGACATCGGTCAGGGCTTCCTCTACGGTAAACCCATGCCATATGATGAGTTTGAAATGCATCTGTTAAACCAGAACAACTTATCTCCTAAGTACTCATATTCTTAG
- a CDS encoding ABC transporter permease, with the protein MSNSASASLNRRLVKWSTSEIRQGQLWPVTIALILIIACIFALTALAERMEQVVVKQGKQALTADTVFISSNPISESFETLAAENELTTSTQTRFGTMAFSDNGMKLITVKAVDSLYPLQGEMVLSDDKQNYSHVKQGELWLDERLFSQLDVSVGDAVTLGDADFIVTGRIIEEPGLSFNPFQQMPSAFIHSDDIDRTGAVQLGSRVRYSKFINGDEGNIERLKSNIELTPSDRWRDQNSASRTNEVFQRTEQYLSLTVAIVVIMAATTLVLTCQHYVTTRRKTIAMLKSLGASKKWIVRWLLTQVSILLVAAVVLGVSLGVVLEYLLRIPLVELLPNPLPSYGLKPIVISVMTSILIAVPALGIPLVGLTNVSAVNVMQPQAETNGSKSRYWLILVPIIPMLLAYYDNLLVWIVLGGIVSLFAILAFVSVLATRALGKVPFSAALKLALSRINRSTIATGIQFGALALSLMLLSTMWLVRTDLLTDWQRTLPKDAPNAFALNIAPYEKDAYLKVLDDAGILRSEDYPIIRGRVANINGVDAKSKAKGEEGSDALRREINFTFATGIPEHNEVLSGEWTPTNGVSVEADVANDLGLKIGDELEFVINSIEVKAKVNSIRHVEWRDMKPNFYFIFTPDVLENIPATYLVSFKVEDEHDALLNQLSRQHPTVSLMDIRVMGAKIQELLGQIVWSITLLAGIGVLSGLLLIFTLLRLSLGQRQEEIQLYRTLGASKKRVEQTIWAEYGLMALVAGVIAIIGSEIVVGAIMVFGFELQPQMHWMLWILLPIGTFFTLALVVNSLIKRLLTPINKAFS; encoded by the coding sequence ATGTCTAATTCAGCTTCGGCTTCTTTGAACAGGCGGCTGGTAAAATGGAGTACAAGTGAGATTAGGCAAGGGCAACTTTGGCCTGTCACTATCGCTTTAATCCTTATCATTGCCTGTATTTTTGCGTTAACAGCCCTTGCAGAACGTATGGAACAGGTGGTTGTTAAGCAAGGTAAACAGGCGTTAACCGCAGATACGGTGTTCATATCATCGAACCCTATTAGTGAATCATTTGAGACGCTAGCTGCGGAAAACGAGTTGACTACATCGACTCAAACCCGATTTGGAACCATGGCGTTTAGTGATAACGGCATGAAACTCATCACGGTTAAAGCGGTCGATAGTCTTTATCCGCTGCAAGGTGAGATGGTACTGTCCGATGACAAGCAGAACTACAGCCACGTTAAACAAGGCGAGCTTTGGCTTGATGAACGTCTATTCTCGCAGCTCGATGTCTCTGTTGGTGACGCGGTCACGCTAGGTGATGCCGATTTCATTGTAACCGGACGTATAATTGAAGAGCCGGGACTGAGTTTCAATCCGTTTCAACAAATGCCTTCCGCTTTTATTCACAGTGATGATATTGACCGAACTGGAGCTGTTCAGTTAGGTAGTCGCGTTCGTTACAGTAAGTTCATCAATGGCGATGAAGGGAATATTGAACGCTTAAAGTCAAATATCGAGTTAACGCCAAGTGATCGCTGGCGAGATCAAAATAGCGCAAGTCGGACTAACGAGGTCTTCCAACGTACCGAGCAATATCTTTCACTGACGGTAGCCATTGTGGTGATCATGGCAGCAACGACCTTAGTGTTAACTTGCCAACACTATGTCACGACCCGACGCAAGACGATCGCAATGCTCAAGAGCTTAGGTGCGAGTAAAAAATGGATTGTGCGTTGGTTGCTGACTCAAGTTTCAATTCTACTTGTCGCCGCAGTCGTACTGGGTGTTTCGTTGGGCGTAGTACTTGAATACCTACTGCGCATCCCATTGGTCGAATTATTGCCCAATCCATTACCTAGCTATGGCTTAAAACCCATCGTTATTTCTGTCATGACCAGTATTCTTATTGCAGTTCCAGCACTTGGAATTCCACTGGTCGGGCTAACCAATGTGAGTGCTGTAAATGTGATGCAGCCACAAGCCGAAACTAATGGCTCAAAGAGCAGATACTGGCTGATTTTAGTACCCATAATTCCGATGCTGTTAGCCTATTATGACAACCTACTCGTATGGATCGTTCTAGGCGGTATTGTCTCGTTGTTCGCAATACTGGCGTTTGTGAGTGTATTGGCAACTCGCGCTCTAGGTAAAGTTCCGTTTAGCGCTGCGCTCAAACTGGCGTTAAGTAGGATCAACCGCTCAACAATCGCGACAGGCATTCAGTTTGGAGCATTAGCGCTCTCTTTAATGTTGCTGTCTACTATGTGGCTCGTTAGAACAGACTTACTGACAGATTGGCAACGTACGCTACCGAAAGATGCTCCCAATGCCTTTGCTTTGAATATCGCCCCTTATGAGAAAGATGCCTATCTAAAGGTTCTTGATGATGCGGGTATTTTACGCTCAGAAGACTACCCAATTATTCGCGGTCGTGTTGCGAACATCAACGGGGTCGATGCGAAAAGTAAAGCCAAGGGTGAAGAGGGCAGCGATGCGTTAAGACGTGAAATTAACTTTACGTTTGCAACGGGTATTCCAGAACATAATGAAGTGTTGTCAGGAGAGTGGACGCCAACCAATGGTGTCTCGGTGGAAGCCGATGTAGCAAACGATTTAGGCTTAAAAATTGGTGATGAACTTGAATTTGTTATCAATAGTATTGAAGTTAAAGCAAAGGTTAACTCTATTAGGCATGTAGAGTGGCGCGATATGAAGCCAAACTTTTACTTCATCTTTACGCCTGATGTCTTAGAGAACATCCCAGCAACCTATTTAGTGAGCTTTAAAGTTGAAGATGAGCATGACGCGCTGTTAAATCAGTTGTCACGCCAGCACCCAACTGTGAGCTTGATGGATATAAGAGTGATGGGAGCGAAGATTCAAGAACTGTTAGGGCAGATAGTCTGGTCAATTACTCTGTTAGCTGGGATAGGCGTTCTATCCGGGTTGCTGTTGATATTCACGTTGCTTCGTCTGAGTTTGGGTCAACGCCAAGAAGAAATTCAACTCTATCGGACGCTAGGAGCCAGCAAAAAGAGGGTTGAGCAAACCATCTGGGCCGAATATGGATTAATGGCACTGGTCGCAGGCGTGATAGCGATTATCGGCTCAGAAATCGTTGTTGGCGCTATTATGGTGTTCGGGTTTGAACTGCAACCACAGATGCATTGGATGCTATGGATACTGCTACCTATTGGTACTTTTTTCACACTTGCTCTAGTTGTGAACAGTTTGATTAAACGCCTCTTAACCCCTATCAATAAAGCGTTTAGCTGA
- the tesA gene encoding multifunctional acyl-CoA thioesterase I/protease I/lysophospholipase L1, whose amino-acid sequence MFRLLSLVLLLLSVSPAYSKTLMILGDSLSAGYQMPIEQAWPSLLTDDLAKSGQQVSVINASISGDTTGNGLARLPQLLQQHNPEYVLIELGANDGLRGFPTDIVQKNLSKMIAMIRDSDATPLLMQIHILPNYGKRYTEAFASVYPKVSQNLDVPLLPFFLEGVIIKPEWMMSDGLHPKPEAQPWISSFVADELINHF is encoded by the coding sequence ATGTTTCGACTACTTTCCCTTGTTCTTCTACTTTTGTCTGTAAGTCCTGCTTACAGCAAAACCCTTATGATTTTAGGTGACAGCTTAAGCGCTGGTTATCAAATGCCTATCGAACAGGCTTGGCCTTCTCTTCTTACGGATGATCTTGCTAAAAGCGGTCAACAAGTCTCGGTCATCAACGCCAGCATCTCTGGTGATACGACAGGCAATGGTCTGGCACGACTTCCTCAATTGCTCCAACAACATAACCCAGAATATGTCCTGATTGAGCTAGGCGCTAACGATGGATTACGCGGCTTTCCAACTGATATCGTACAAAAGAATCTGTCTAAAATGATTGCTATGATTAGAGATTCAGATGCAACGCCACTACTTATGCAAATTCACATTCTGCCAAATTATGGAAAACGCTACACTGAAGCATTCGCCTCTGTCTACCCGAAAGTGTCACAAAACCTTGATGTCCCTCTGCTGCCTTTTTTCCTTGAAGGCGTCATCATAAAACCCGAATGGATGATGTCCGACGGTTTGCATCCTAAGCCAGAAGCTCAACCTTGGATTTCTAGTTTTGTTGCAGATGAGTTAATAAATCACTTCTAA
- a CDS encoding ABC-ATPase domain-containing protein, giving the protein MDQLSATLKKIEKQNYHAYQQLKGEYDFGDYTFHIDYVQGDPYASASRVRAIRPWSVTGLAWLRDTSPSYQIAARDFIARSFAQFAKQEASVSIALTGQTVLDNTAVLFTEQGIELRFRINLPAEGRSVLGKKADNILTFHLPKFIRKATLERELDQQALIKHCQVIEDQTALRSQLESKGLLAFVGNGSVLPRISGNCDSPMKEAVEFVAPQALEVTLTTPNSGEVKGLGIPKGITLIVGGGFHGKSTLLNAIERSIYDHIPGDGRERIVTNTLAMKIKAEDGRCVHSLNLSNYINHLPMGKDTSDFSTQDASGSTSQAAWLQESIESGAKAILIDEDTSATNFMIRDERMQALVSKGDEPITPLVDRIAQLSEQLDISTIVVMGGSGDYLDVADTVIQMHDYQAIDVTEKAKQVVELHPTQRQNESESSLESFRPRGFNCTALQKILSEGKFRIAAKGRDSLRFGKEYTDLSALEQLETTNELNALGWVWFQFAQQPGWSKLPAKDIERYLSDDWYTTMPNQGDLAKPRVLDVLAALNRMRKSQFRPSK; this is encoded by the coding sequence ATGGATCAACTCTCAGCTACACTCAAAAAAATAGAAAAGCAAAACTACCACGCCTACCAGCAACTCAAAGGCGAGTATGATTTTGGCGACTATACATTCCATATTGATTATGTTCAGGGTGACCCATACGCCTCTGCTTCACGTGTTCGTGCCATTCGTCCTTGGTCAGTTACAGGATTAGCTTGGCTGCGCGATACATCCCCTTCTTATCAAATTGCAGCCCGTGATTTTATTGCGCGCAGCTTCGCCCAATTTGCCAAGCAAGAAGCAAGCGTCAGTATTGCACTGACAGGCCAAACTGTGTTGGATAACACTGCTGTGCTATTCACAGAACAAGGAATAGAGTTACGATTTAGAATCAATTTACCTGCTGAAGGTCGTTCAGTTCTTGGTAAGAAAGCAGACAACATACTTACCTTCCATCTGCCTAAATTTATTCGCAAAGCGACATTAGAACGCGAACTCGATCAGCAAGCGCTGATCAAGCACTGCCAAGTGATTGAGGATCAGACAGCGCTACGTAGCCAGTTAGAAAGCAAAGGGCTGCTTGCGTTTGTCGGTAACGGTTCAGTCTTACCTCGAATTTCAGGAAACTGCGACTCGCCGATGAAAGAGGCCGTTGAGTTTGTTGCTCCTCAAGCACTTGAAGTAACTTTAACCACCCCAAATAGTGGAGAAGTTAAAGGTTTAGGTATTCCTAAAGGAATCACGTTAATCGTCGGCGGTGGCTTTCACGGCAAATCAACTTTGCTCAACGCCATTGAGCGCTCAATTTACGATCACATCCCGGGCGATGGTCGTGAGCGTATCGTAACAAATACGCTTGCGATGAAGATAAAAGCCGAAGATGGCCGCTGCGTTCATTCGCTTAATCTATCGAATTACATCAACCATCTGCCAATGGGTAAGGATACTTCAGATTTTTCTACCCAAGACGCTTCGGGCTCTACATCACAAGCCGCTTGGCTACAGGAGTCCATTGAGTCCGGCGCTAAGGCCATTTTGATTGATGAAGATACTTCAGCAACGAACTTTATGATTCGAGATGAACGCATGCAGGCGCTAGTGAGTAAAGGTGATGAACCAATCACGCCTTTAGTAGACCGAATTGCTCAGCTTAGTGAACAACTCGATATTTCAACTATCGTCGTTATGGGCGGCTCTGGCGACTACTTGGATGTTGCTGACACAGTCATTCAAATGCATGACTACCAAGCAATTGATGTGACGGAAAAAGCCAAACAAGTCGTCGAATTACACCCTACGCAAAGACAGAATGAAAGTGAGTCTAGCCTAGAGTCATTCCGCCCACGAGGATTTAACTGTACAGCGCTACAGAAAATTTTGAGCGAAGGTAAATTTAGAATCGCCGCCAAAGGGCGTGATTCATTGAGGTTTGGTAAAGAGTACACAGACCTAAGTGCTTTGGAGCAATTAGAAACCACTAATGAGCTTAATGCACTTGGTTGGGTTTGGTTCCAGTTTGCTCAGCAACCAGGTTGGTCTAAGCTTCCAGCCAAGGATATTGAGCGCTATTTAAGTGACGATTGGTACACTACCATGCCAAATCAAGGTGACTTAGCCAAACCGCGTGTACTTGATGTTCTAGCGGCCCTTAATCGCATGCGTAAGTCTCAGTTTCGACCTTCCAAATGA
- a CDS encoding FAD-dependent oxidoreductase codes for MLSKTQTKSSPKIAIIGGGIAGATAAVHMAELGLDVHLIEKGNGLISGPPICHLHAGGNLYREISTEQCIELLKQSIDTARLYPQTINRRPTVIAVPYSDGGSPEELYERLITIQSCYAELVAEDLANKVLGEPCDYYKFYSREDLEELIEQQQPSQPKSIDEWMIPFAKHTDLDALKFPVVAVEEHGWSVFRIAASATLALEAIPNCTLMTNTQVTGVEERADSWMIECVSQDNEPQILEFDFLVNACGYETGSIDDLANKPRERLVEFKAAYVTKWSECNELWPEVIFHGPRGTPNGMAQLTPYPDGVFQLHGMTKDITLFDDGLVASNQSTSQPHLPLRLKRKIQIGWDEDVIVERSRKAIDHMARFIPDYHQANEYGTPLFGAQQIPGRDDTLRAADVTFEGEHYARVEVVKGSSAYEAAIKLVKEWRLHDYQDINIESLHPMMMSLSAEIIEAKARQLAVERAYPEQLAKYYGCLS; via the coding sequence ATGCTATCTAAAACCCAAACGAAGAGTTCACCAAAAATCGCAATTATTGGCGGTGGTATTGCTGGAGCTACAGCTGCAGTTCACATGGCCGAATTAGGTTTAGATGTCCACCTTATTGAAAAAGGAAATGGGCTGATCAGTGGTCCGCCAATATGTCATCTACATGCTGGTGGAAATTTGTACAGAGAAATCTCTACTGAGCAGTGTATCGAGTTACTTAAGCAATCTATAGATACGGCACGCCTTTATCCACAGACAATCAATCGTCGACCAACTGTCATTGCTGTACCTTATTCTGATGGTGGTAGTCCTGAAGAGTTGTATGAAAGGCTGATTACCATTCAATCTTGCTACGCTGAGCTAGTCGCGGAAGACCTGGCGAACAAAGTGTTGGGCGAGCCTTGTGACTACTACAAATTCTACAGCCGAGAAGATCTAGAAGAACTGATTGAGCAGCAACAGCCATCTCAACCCAAATCTATCGATGAGTGGATGATTCCTTTCGCCAAGCATACTGATTTAGACGCACTTAAGTTCCCAGTTGTTGCAGTTGAGGAGCATGGGTGGAGTGTGTTCCGAATTGCTGCATCTGCGACGTTGGCATTAGAAGCGATTCCTAACTGCACCTTAATGACCAATACGCAGGTCACTGGGGTAGAAGAGCGTGCCGATAGCTGGATGATAGAGTGTGTCAGTCAGGACAATGAGCCGCAGATTTTAGAATTCGATTTTCTTGTCAATGCCTGCGGCTATGAGACTGGCTCTATCGACGATTTAGCAAATAAACCGCGTGAAAGGCTAGTAGAGTTTAAAGCGGCCTATGTGACCAAATGGAGTGAGTGCAATGAGCTTTGGCCTGAAGTGATATTCCACGGACCGAGAGGGACTCCAAATGGAATGGCGCAGCTAACACCTTATCCTGATGGGGTATTTCAGTTACATGGTATGACCAAAGACATAACGCTGTTTGATGATGGTTTGGTGGCGTCTAATCAATCGACATCGCAGCCACATTTACCTTTGCGATTAAAGCGTAAAATACAAATAGGCTGGGATGAAGATGTGATTGTGGAAAGAAGTCGAAAGGCGATTGACCATATGGCTCGCTTTATTCCCGATTACCATCAAGCCAACGAGTATGGCACACCACTTTTTGGTGCGCAGCAGATACCGGGTAGAGACGATACGCTACGAGCCGCAGATGTGACTTTTGAAGGTGAGCATTATGCTAGGGTAGAAGTAGTAAAAGGATCGTCTGCCTATGAAGCGGCTATTAAATTGGTGAAAGAGTGGCGATTACACGATTATC
- a CDS encoding GNAT family N-acetyltransferase: protein MIGRFSSLPTMNFTITTSNLILRDFTPSDVKHYVDQCQDPKYQRYYSEEDCSLEKSTLLANMFIEQALELPRIQYHLAIQCKFSGHYLGLAALRLEPQNQASIGCGLVRNRQGKGVAEEAMLALINYGFNQLDVKRVYAETLSSNKAAIRLCKRVGMSIDCERTNDRFFKDKWWTTTVLHMTR from the coding sequence TTGATTGGGCGCTTTTCTTCTCTACCGACTATGAACTTCACTATTACCACTTCAAATCTCATTCTTCGTGACTTCACTCCATCAGACGTGAAACATTACGTCGATCAGTGCCAAGATCCTAAATACCAACGCTATTACAGCGAAGAAGATTGCTCGTTAGAGAAAAGTACCCTTCTTGCCAATATGTTTATTGAACAAGCTTTAGAGTTGCCACGAATTCAGTACCATCTTGCAATTCAGTGTAAGTTCTCGGGACACTACTTAGGTCTTGCAGCGCTACGGCTAGAACCACAAAACCAAGCCTCAATCGGCTGCGGCTTGGTAAGAAACAGACAAGGAAAAGGCGTTGCTGAAGAAGCGATGCTCGCCTTGATTAACTATGGGTTTAATCAACTCGATGTAAAACGTGTCTACGCCGAGACACTCTCTAGCAACAAAGCGGCGATAAGGCTTTGTAAACGTGTTGGTATGTCGATTGATTGCGAACGCACTAATGACCGATTCTTCAAAGATAAATGGTGGACCACGACCGTTTTACATATGACGCGTTAA
- the fabV gene encoding enoyl-ACP reductase FabV, with product MIIEPIIDGVVARSAHPLGCEQSVSNQIAYVKSANPIKQGPKRVLIIGGSSGLGLAARIALTFGGANADTISVSLEKSPTEQRTGSAGFYNNYYFKKAAEQENRIAINIHGDAFSKQLKDDVIEAIETYFEGEVDLVIYSLASGVRPNPDNGELWRSAIKPIGESVSGATLMLETDEWHQTTLPPATTEEEESTLKVMGGEDWEDWINALINSESIAQGCKTIAFSYVGPECTHPIYLDGTLGRAKIDLHQTSHSLNLKLANYGGGAYATVCKALVTKASVFIPALSPYIIALYKVMKEQGTHEGCIEQMQRLFATKLYHAEQPPLDCERLIRMDDWELNQTTQQRVSEILEQINESNFKQLGDYAGFKQEFLNLNGFGYENINYLTDIAIDNYIK from the coding sequence ATGATTATTGAGCCCATCATCGATGGTGTTGTCGCACGAAGTGCCCATCCACTCGGCTGCGAACAATCTGTATCTAACCAAATAGCGTATGTAAAGTCTGCTAATCCCATCAAGCAAGGACCAAAGAGAGTACTCATTATCGGCGGCTCTTCAGGTCTTGGTCTAGCGGCAAGAATCGCTCTGACTTTTGGTGGAGCTAACGCAGACACCATTAGTGTCTCATTGGAAAAATCACCGACCGAGCAAAGAACAGGGTCTGCTGGGTTCTATAACAACTACTACTTTAAAAAGGCTGCTGAGCAAGAAAATAGAATCGCCATCAACATTCACGGCGATGCTTTCTCGAAACAGCTCAAAGACGACGTAATTGAAGCGATAGAGACTTATTTCGAAGGTGAAGTTGACCTTGTTATTTACAGTCTAGCCAGTGGTGTTAGGCCAAACCCAGACAATGGTGAACTGTGGCGTTCAGCCATAAAACCGATTGGAGAGTCTGTCTCCGGAGCCACTCTGATGTTAGAAACTGATGAATGGCATCAAACGACATTACCACCAGCAACAACAGAGGAAGAAGAATCAACACTTAAAGTGATGGGTGGTGAGGATTGGGAAGATTGGATCAACGCCTTAATCAATTCAGAGTCAATTGCACAAGGTTGTAAAACCATTGCTTTTTCCTACGTAGGGCCTGAATGCACTCACCCTATTTATCTCGACGGCACGCTAGGCAGGGCTAAAATCGATTTGCACCAAACTAGCCATTCGTTGAACCTCAAACTCGCGAACTATGGCGGTGGCGCTTATGCCACGGTATGTAAAGCTCTAGTGACCAAAGCGAGCGTATTTATTCCTGCACTTAGCCCTTATATCATTGCGCTCTACAAAGTCATGAAAGAGCAAGGAACGCACGAGGGCTGCATCGAGCAAATGCAACGCTTATTTGCGACCAAGCTTTATCATGCTGAGCAGCCCCCATTGGATTGCGAACGCTTGATCCGGATGGATGACTGGGAACTCAATCAAACCACTCAACAACGGGTCAGTGAAATTCTTGAGCAAATCAATGAATCTAATTTTAAACAGCTTGGTGACTACGCTGGGTTTAAGCAAGAGTTTCTTAATTTGAACGGATTTGGTTACGAAAACATTAACTATTTAACTGACATTGCTATTGATAATTACATCAAATAA